A single window of Bradyrhizobium daqingense DNA harbors:
- a CDS encoding outer membrane protein, whose amino-acid sequence MKKLTSLTGASLAGASIMVSAGALAADLTVKAPPRPAWVDSWAGPYIGAYFSAGAGRVTESSTGRFGSGSVSTNAGVVTSSSTLVGTTASNLAGDVTGSMVDLFAGYNWQAGNIVAGGQVEGTVFSDVALKPFGNQTLNSVSTNVLLGAVTSTSAGTAIVQSNQQLRSRIGLIGRVGFLARPDLLLYGLGGLELGHFTFADGADPFGGDNNKWVAGYTVGAGGELKLTGNWSLRGEYRYLNFGFNRSAASSGTASSATGATTFVSTSSESSSSRTNADFHVAKIGLVYQFGDSGPLSAMAAIPPAGRGASFASGWGDSWAGPYIGAYFGAGAGRAKQTSRRIDDEGSVSVPGGSSAFTQSGFGNLAGDMTGSMVDLFAGYNWRTGNVVVGGQIEGTLFSDVTTKTVGNEAYSSVSSDNGVVTSTRSGTNSIEDRQQLRSNVGVIGRAGYLVTPNVLLYGLGGLALGHLTYPDGYPDSEVQVGGKNGKWVAGYVAGAGGEVKLTDSWSLRGEYRYMHFGYDRNEPSGNSQTSVSGGGTTTSTNSTVNRRHIEADFHVGKVGLVYQFGASGTRSAMAALPDPAWSDGWAGPYIGAYFGAGAGRAAETIATNNSRTSTTTSVGTTTSTSAQSASGRPVGDVTGSMVDLFAGYNWRAGNAVAGGQIEGSVFSDVTFKTIGPRTFTSVDTSNGAVTSTSSGSQTAADQAQQQLRSNVGVIGRAGYLVTPNVLLYGLGGLALGHFTYADGDFSRGESNGKWVAGYTLGAGGEVKLTGNWSLRGEYRYAHYGFGRNESSTFTSNSQSTGSSSTSVSTDSTTRQINADFHTGKIGMVYRFGEGGPRSAMAALPGAPSDHWTGPYLGAYFAAGAGRARQNLASTADSAQQNFNGAVLTTNFVGSTTTRGNAVGDTTGSMVDLFAGYNWRAGNIVAGGQIEGTLFSDVAFKTVGERTSNTRQVLNGVVTASVNQATIQASEQLRSNVGVIGRAGYLVTPKLMLYGLGGLALGHFTFPDPGNADGPNGKWVAGYTAGAGGEFKLTQRWSLRGEYRYLHFDIDRSETRTSSSTQTLGATTILRANADSTSRKTSADIHIAKIGAVYGFCYCD is encoded by the coding sequence GTGAAGAAGCTGACATCACTGACGGGCGCTTCGTTGGCTGGCGCCTCGATCATGGTTTCTGCAGGAGCTCTGGCCGCCGACCTCACTGTGAAGGCGCCGCCCCGACCGGCTTGGGTCGATAGCTGGGCCGGGCCTTATATCGGCGCTTATTTCAGCGCGGGCGCCGGACGTGTGACGGAATCCTCGACGGGCCGTTTCGGTAGCGGTTCTGTCTCGACAAACGCCGGTGTTGTGACGTCGAGCTCGACCCTGGTCGGAACGACTGCGAGTAATCTTGCGGGCGATGTGACCGGTTCGATGGTCGACCTGTTCGCAGGGTACAATTGGCAGGCCGGCAATATCGTGGCCGGCGGGCAGGTTGAAGGCACGGTCTTTTCCGATGTCGCCTTGAAGCCGTTCGGCAACCAGACGCTCAACAGTGTCAGCACCAACGTGCTGCTCGGGGCGGTGACCTCAACGAGTGCCGGCACGGCGATCGTGCAGAGCAACCAGCAGCTGCGTTCGCGGATCGGGCTGATCGGCCGGGTCGGCTTTCTCGCGCGTCCGGATCTGCTGCTATATGGCCTCGGCGGCCTCGAACTCGGTCACTTTACCTTTGCCGACGGCGCCGATCCTTTCGGCGGTGACAATAACAAATGGGTGGCCGGCTACACGGTCGGCGCCGGCGGCGAGTTGAAGCTGACCGGAAATTGGTCGCTGCGCGGTGAATACCGGTATCTGAATTTCGGCTTCAACCGAAGCGCAGCCAGCAGCGGAACGGCCAGCTCGGCCACGGGCGCAACGACTTTCGTGTCGACCAGCAGCGAATCCTCCTCGTCACGGACGAATGCGGATTTCCACGTTGCCAAGATCGGTCTGGTCTACCAATTCGGTGATTCCGGGCCGCTGTCCGCAATGGCGGCGATACCTCCGGCTGGACGCGGGGCTTCATTCGCAAGCGGCTGGGGTGACAGCTGGGCCGGCCCCTATATCGGTGCTTACTTCGGCGCCGGCGCCGGGCGGGCAAAGCAGACCTCCAGGAGAATTGACGACGAAGGCAGTGTCAGTGTCCCCGGCGGGTCGTCGGCGTTCACGCAATCAGGATTCGGCAATCTCGCCGGCGACATGACCGGTTCGATGGTCGATCTGTTCGCGGGCTACAATTGGCGAACCGGCAATGTCGTGGTCGGCGGGCAGATCGAAGGCACCTTGTTCAGCGACGTCACCACGAAGACGGTCGGTAACGAGGCATACAGCTCGGTTTCGAGCGACAACGGCGTCGTCACCTCGACAAGGTCGGGGACGAACAGCATCGAGGACCGGCAACAATTGCGCTCGAACGTCGGCGTGATCGGCCGGGCCGGTTATCTCGTGACACCGAATGTGCTGCTGTATGGCCTCGGCGGCCTGGCGCTGGGGCACCTGACCTATCCCGACGGCTATCCCGATTCGGAAGTGCAGGTCGGCGGCAAGAACGGCAAATGGGTGGCCGGTTATGTCGCGGGCGCGGGCGGCGAGGTCAAGTTGACGGACAGCTGGTCGCTGCGCGGCGAATACCGCTACATGCATTTCGGATATGACCGCAACGAGCCGTCAGGCAACTCGCAGACGTCCGTATCGGGTGGCGGCACCACCACGTCCACCAACAGCACCGTCAACCGGCGGCATATCGAGGCCGATTTCCACGTCGGCAAGGTTGGACTGGTTTACCAATTCGGCGCGTCAGGCACGCGGTCGGCGATGGCGGCACTGCCGGACCCGGCCTGGAGCGACGGCTGGGCCGGACCCTATATCGGTGCCTATTTCGGTGCCGGTGCCGGACGTGCCGCGGAAACCATCGCAACGAACAACAGCAGGACCAGCACGACCACCAGCGTCGGGACCACGACCTCCACCAGCGCTCAATCGGCGAGCGGCCGTCCCGTCGGCGACGTGACGGGCTCGATGGTCGATCTTTTCGCGGGCTACAATTGGCGCGCCGGCAATGCCGTGGCCGGCGGGCAGATCGAAGGCTCGGTGTTCTCCGACGTTACGTTCAAGACCATCGGTCCTCGGACATTCACCTCAGTCGACACCTCGAACGGAGCTGTCACCTCGACGTCCTCGGGTTCGCAAACCGCCGCGGACCAGGCCCAGCAGCAGCTGCGTTCGAACGTCGGCGTGATCGGCCGGGCCGGTTATCTGGTGACGCCGAACGTGCTGCTCTACGGCCTCGGGGGTCTGGCGCTGGGGCATTTCACTTACGCTGACGGGGACTTCAGCCGCGGCGAGTCCAACGGTAAGTGGGTGGCCGGCTACACCTTGGGCGCCGGCGGCGAAGTGAAGCTGACAGGTAACTGGTCTCTGCGCGGCGAATATCGCTATGCGCATTACGGCTTCGGCCGCAACGAATCCAGCACCTTCACATCGAATTCGCAATCGACCGGATCCTCCAGCACCTCTGTGTCCACCGACAGCACCACTCGTCAGATCAACGCCGACTTCCACACCGGAAAGATCGGCATGGTCTACCGGTTCGGTGAAGGCGGACCGCGCTCGGCCATGGCGGCACTGCCTGGCGCTCCCAGCGACCACTGGACCGGCCCCTATCTCGGCGCCTATTTCGCTGCCGGCGCGGGCCGCGCCCGACAAAACCTCGCGTCGACGGCCGACTCTGCCCAGCAGAATTTCAACGGCGCCGTGCTGACGACGAATTTCGTCGGCAGCACGACCACCCGCGGCAATGCCGTGGGCGACACGACGGGCTCGATGGTCGATCTGTTCGCAGGCTACAATTGGCGCGCCGGCAATATCGTGGCCGGCGGTCAGATCGAAGGCACTCTCTTCTCCGACGTTGCGTTCAAGACGGTCGGCGAGCGAACCAGCAATACCCGACAGGTTCTCAACGGCGTCGTGACTGCAAGTGTCAATCAGGCAACGATACAGGCCAGCGAGCAACTGCGCTCGAACGTCGGCGTGATCGGCCGGGCCGGCTATCTCGTGACCCCGAAGTTGATGCTTTACGGCCTCGGCGGCCTGGCGCTGGGCCATTTCACCTTTCCCGATCCCGGCAATGCCGACGGGCCCAACGGCAAGTGGGTGGCGGGCTACACGGCTGGCGCGGGCGGCGAGTTCAAGCTGACCCAGCGATGGTCGCTGCGCGGCGAATACCGCTACCTGCATTTCGACATCGACCGCAGCGAGACACGCACCAGCTCAAGCACGCAGACCCTGGGCGCCACGACCATTCTCAGGGCCAACGCGGACAGCACGTCGAGAAAGACCAGTGCAGATATTCACATTGCGAAGATCGGCGCGGTCTATGGCTTCTGCTATTGCGACTAG
- a CDS encoding AraC family transcriptional regulator has product MRAVNPFRQSVRRFTAFVTLAPRSTLPRYLVTSTALPCSMSKVVFASDQLPAQLDAAARRRLWLDLFTDHLCAADISFFPDAPFYSRSEFLKFGDIAVTQLEANIQTAVRNQRHVQADTRGDYIIGTTFNGVSTLIKQEGREAIRGAGEAMLYTNAAPIASQLDGPIAFRGITVPRALLAERLPNFEDLALTPLAPSPALRHLERYLAIVIDSDIDADLVLQDNVGTHLIDLVALVLGARGDSADLATRRGLRAARLQDVIANIRARFADASFSPNELARKLGLSPRYVQELLQETGSSFTERVAELRLQKARKMLLDSRYDRSKISDIAYACGFNEVSYFNRCFRRRFGASPRHYRRDVGEPT; this is encoded by the coding sequence GTGCGAGCAGTCAATCCGTTCCGGCAGAGCGTGCGGCGCTTTACCGCATTTGTAACGCTTGCGCCGCGATCAACTCTGCCGCGGTATCTAGTTACATCCACAGCCTTACCATGCAGCATGTCCAAGGTCGTATTCGCTTCGGATCAGCTTCCTGCTCAGCTTGACGCAGCTGCGCGCCGCCGGCTGTGGCTCGACCTGTTCACCGATCATTTGTGCGCGGCGGATATTTCGTTCTTTCCCGATGCGCCGTTTTATTCGCGGTCCGAATTCCTGAAATTCGGCGATATCGCGGTTACCCAGCTTGAGGCCAATATCCAAACGGCAGTGCGTAACCAGCGTCACGTCCAAGCCGATACCCGCGGCGACTACATCATCGGCACTACGTTCAACGGTGTGAGTACCCTGATCAAGCAGGAGGGCCGCGAAGCCATTCGCGGCGCGGGGGAAGCGATGCTCTATACCAACGCCGCGCCGATCGCGTCGCAACTTGATGGGCCGATCGCGTTTCGCGGCATCACGGTGCCACGCGCGCTGCTGGCCGAGCGGCTGCCGAATTTCGAGGACCTTGCCTTGACGCCGTTGGCTCCATCGCCGGCCTTGCGTCACCTGGAGCGCTATCTCGCCATCGTCATCGACTCCGATATCGATGCCGACCTCGTGCTGCAGGATAACGTCGGCACGCATCTCATCGATCTGGTCGCTCTGGTCCTCGGTGCCCGCGGCGATTCAGCCGACCTTGCGACGCGCCGCGGCTTGCGCGCCGCGCGGCTGCAGGACGTGATCGCGAATATCAGGGCGCGTTTCGCTGATGCGTCGTTTTCGCCAAACGAACTTGCGCGCAAATTAGGGCTTTCGCCGCGTTACGTTCAGGAGCTGCTGCAGGAGACCGGATCGAGCTTTACCGAACGTGTCGCCGAGCTGCGGCTGCAGAAGGCACGGAAGATGCTGCTCGATTCGCGCTACGACCGATCGAAGATCAGCGATATCGCCTATGCCTGCGGATTCAACGAGGTGTCCTACTTCAACCGCTGTTTCCGCCGCCGCTTCGGAGCTTCGCCCAGGCATTATCGCCGCGATGTCGGCGAGCCGACGTGA
- a CDS encoding NAD(P)/FAD-dependent oxidoreductase: MARIVVLGAGFAGLWAAIGAARKRDEIGANGDIEIHLVDRNPYHNIRVRNYEADLGEVALPLPQLLDPIGVSHGIGEVEAIDPARREISLVTSRGEETLHYDRLVLALGSEVMRPDIPGLAEHAFDVDTYGAALRLEDHLVSLGRSMPAPGRSTVVVVGAGFTGIEVAAEMPARLAHAGISGSRRIILVDPNPAVGVTIGAQARPVIETALASLDVEMRLGVRVASIEAAGVHLSSGEFIPAQTVIWCAGMRASPLAASFPEARDRLGRLLVDPFMRVADVGGVFAAGDVASSVIDGLHPTVMSCQFARPMGRFAGHNVVADLAGLPMLPLRIDWYVTVLDLGAWGALYTEGWDREVRATGAAAKATKETINRKRIYPPLTGSKDELFAAAAPTVQAPPPTYGAPRR; encoded by the coding sequence ATGGCGCGTATCGTCGTGCTCGGCGCCGGATTTGCAGGTCTGTGGGCGGCCATCGGCGCCGCGCGCAAGCGCGACGAGATCGGCGCGAACGGCGACATCGAGATCCACCTCGTCGACCGCAATCCCTATCACAACATCCGCGTGCGCAACTACGAGGCCGATCTCGGCGAGGTCGCTTTGCCGCTGCCGCAGCTGCTCGACCCGATCGGTGTCAGCCATGGCATCGGCGAGGTCGAGGCCATCGATCCGGCACGGCGCGAAATCTCGCTGGTCACGAGCCGCGGTGAGGAGACGCTGCATTATGATCGCCTCGTGCTGGCGCTCGGCAGCGAGGTGATGCGTCCCGACATTCCAGGCCTTGCCGAGCACGCCTTCGACGTCGACACCTATGGCGCGGCGCTCCGCCTCGAGGATCATCTCGTCTCGCTCGGCCGCAGCATGCCGGCGCCGGGGCGCTCGACGGTGGTGGTGGTCGGCGCCGGCTTCACCGGCATCGAGGTCGCGGCCGAGATGCCGGCGCGGCTTGCGCATGCGGGCATCAGCGGCAGCCGCCGCATCATCCTCGTCGATCCCAATCCGGCGGTCGGCGTCACCATCGGCGCGCAGGCGCGTCCCGTCATCGAGACGGCTCTGGCCTCGCTCGATGTCGAGATGCGGCTCGGCGTGCGCGTCGCATCAATCGAGGCGGCCGGCGTGCATCTGAGCTCGGGCGAATTCATTCCGGCGCAGACCGTGATCTGGTGTGCCGGGATGCGTGCAAGCCCCTTGGCCGCGAGCTTTCCGGAGGCGCGTGATCGTCTCGGGCGCTTGCTCGTCGATCCCTTCATGCGGGTGGCGGACGTCGGCGGCGTGTTCGCGGCCGGCGATGTTGCCTCCAGTGTGATCGACGGGCTGCATCCGACCGTGATGTCCTGCCAGTTCGCGCGTCCCATGGGCCGCTTCGCCGGCCACAACGTGGTCGCCGATCTCGCTGGCTTGCCGATGCTGCCGCTGCGGATCGACTGGTACGTCACCGTACTCGATCTCGGCGCCTGGGGCGCGCTCTACACCGAAGGCTGGGACCGCGAGGTGCGCGCCACCGGTGCTGCGGCGAAAGCGACCAAGGAGACCATCAATCGCAAGCGCATCTATCCGCCGCTCACCGGCAGCAAGGACGAGCTGTTCGCTGCGGCCGCGCCGACCGTGCAGGCGCCGCCGCCGACATATGGGGCGCCGCGTCGTTGA
- a CDS encoding helix-turn-helix transcriptional regulator, with amino-acid sequence MDAAKAPGIFIHQYAGLPHGLAFEQWRERAVGSCGLDIGPSQGDNIDCRLQVSVVDNIALAIPEGASAQYSRRQSHLADGSDDLVLIAAHAGRIRVGQNGHTVELEPAQLVLVDMSITGTVGHTDENRFTSIRMPRRALLDINPRAEEKLSQVLSDGAVAETIFRYHALAASQGPHLDAVGQRLTAQHMVDLVGLLLGTDAEHASLARGRGHAAARLDLMRADVMAALGRNDLCLSEIAARSGLSPRQAQRLFEQAGTTFTEFVLEQRLLQARKLLSDPRARSRKISDIAHSSGFADLSYFNRAFRKRFGATPSEMRGA; translated from the coding sequence ATGGATGCAGCGAAAGCGCCCGGCATCTTCATTCACCAATATGCGGGACTGCCGCACGGCCTGGCCTTCGAGCAATGGCGCGAGCGGGCGGTCGGCTCCTGCGGCCTCGATATCGGGCCGAGCCAGGGCGACAACATCGATTGCCGGCTCCAGGTCAGCGTCGTCGACAACATCGCGCTCGCGATTCCCGAAGGCGCCTCGGCGCAATATTCGCGCAGGCAGAGCCACCTTGCCGACGGCAGCGACGATCTCGTGCTGATTGCTGCCCATGCGGGCCGCATCCGCGTCGGGCAGAACGGCCATACCGTGGAGCTCGAGCCGGCGCAGCTGGTGCTCGTCGACATGAGCATCACCGGCACCGTCGGCCACACCGACGAGAACCGATTCACCAGCATTCGCATGCCGCGCCGTGCGCTGCTCGACATCAATCCGCGCGCCGAGGAAAAGCTGTCGCAAGTGCTCTCCGACGGCGCGGTGGCCGAGACCATCTTCCGTTACCACGCTCTCGCCGCCAGTCAGGGGCCGCATCTCGATGCCGTCGGCCAGCGTCTGACCGCGCAGCACATGGTCGATCTCGTCGGCCTGCTGCTCGGCACCGACGCCGAGCATGCCAGCCTCGCGCGCGGACGCGGGCATGCGGCGGCGCGTCTTGATCTCATGCGCGCCGACGTGATGGCCGCACTCGGCCGCAACGATCTCTGCCTGTCCGAGATCGCGGCGCGTTCGGGCCTCAGCCCGCGGCAGGCGCAGCGCCTGTTCGAGCAGGCCGGCACGACCTTCACCGAATTCGTGCTGGAGCAGCGCCTGCTCCAGGCGCGCAAGCTGCTCTCCGATCCCCGTGCCCGATCGCGCAAGATCAGCGACATCGCGCATTCCTCGGGCTTCGCCGATCTGTCCTATTTCAACCGTGCCTTCCGCAAGCGCTTCGGTGCGACGCCCTCGGAAATGCGCGGGGCGTAA
- a CDS encoding anti-sigma factor translates to MAYTEDHIALAAEYALGTLDADERAQVETMMAVDPAFAEIVQAWAFRLGALNQMVGSVEPRPIVWENIRSEIARTAVAQEPPAPAEASPPPPPPIPESPAPETASLDSPAEAVPSPEPPHDEAEQPETPHPAPDVIPDIAPQFIPQVHAPDLDVVRAPQAPVVDDGNLIRLEGRVKRWRNIASAVGALAAALLVTLSLQIFLPDALPGALRPAPRIQTVEVKTPAAPLTASAQYVALLQGQAGGPAFILTIDGATRNFTVRKVGATPEPGKSFELWLISDKLPRPRSLGVIGAGDFTARPLLASYDSDVVNGATYAVTIEQAGGSPNGEPTSAPVFSGKLIETVPPAQAQPPAKK, encoded by the coding sequence ATGGCCTACACGGAGGACCATATCGCGCTCGCCGCGGAATATGCGCTCGGCACCCTCGATGCCGACGAGCGTGCGCAGGTCGAGACCATGATGGCGGTGGATCCGGCATTTGCCGAGATCGTGCAGGCCTGGGCCTTCCGACTCGGCGCCCTCAACCAGATGGTCGGCTCAGTCGAGCCGCGTCCGATCGTGTGGGAGAATATCAGGTCCGAGATCGCGCGCACCGCGGTTGCGCAAGAGCCGCCTGCGCCTGCCGAAGCTTCGCCGCCGCCACCTCCGCCCATCCCGGAATCGCCCGCGCCGGAAACCGCCTCGTTGGACTCTCCGGCCGAGGCGGTGCCGTCCCCTGAGCCGCCGCATGACGAAGCAGAGCAGCCGGAGACGCCGCATCCTGCACCCGATGTCATCCCGGACATCGCGCCGCAATTCATCCCGCAGGTCCATGCGCCCGACCTCGACGTCGTGCGCGCGCCGCAAGCGCCGGTCGTCGACGACGGCAATTTGATCCGCCTCGAGGGGCGCGTGAAGCGCTGGCGCAACATTGCATCCGCCGTCGGCGCGCTTGCGGCCGCGCTGCTCGTGACGCTGTCGCTGCAGATCTTCCTGCCCGATGCGCTGCCGGGCGCCTTGCGTCCTGCGCCCCGCATCCAGACGGTGGAGGTGAAGACGCCGGCCGCGCCGCTCACCGCCTCCGCGCAATATGTCGCCTTGCTCCAGGGCCAGGCCGGCGGTCCCGCCTTCATCCTCACCATCGACGGCGCGACGCGGAATTTCACGGTACGCAAAGTCGGCGCGACCCCGGAGCCCGGCAAGAGCTTCGAGCTCTGGCTGATCTCCGACAAGCTGCCGCGGCCACGCTCGCTCGGCGTGATCGGTGCGGGCGATTTCACGGCGCGTCCGCTGCTCGCGTCCTACGATTCCGACGTCGTCAATGGCGCAACCTACGCTGTCACCATCGAGCAGGCCGGCGGTTCGCCCAATGGCGAGCCGACCTCCGCCCCGGTGTTCTCCGGCAAGCTGATCGAGACGGTGCCGCCGGCGCAAGCGCAGCCGCCGGCGAAGAAGTAG
- a CDS encoding sigma-70 family RNA polymerase sigma factor codes for MLTPAELVGLIEAVAKGDQAAFERLYAATRAKLYGVVLRILRRQDLSEEVIQETYVKIWNSAGQFNPALSSPITWMVSIARNRAIDVVRKKSEVSIEEEPQAMEVAADSPDPLARREMTEELKRLLECVGRLEPDRQRLVLLAYYNGWSREQLAEKFAAPVNTVKTWLRRSMLDIRECLGL; via the coding sequence ATGCTGACGCCAGCAGAGCTGGTCGGGCTGATCGAGGCGGTGGCGAAGGGCGATCAGGCCGCGTTCGAGCGCCTCTACGCCGCCACGCGCGCGAAACTTTATGGCGTCGTGCTCCGTATCTTGCGCCGGCAGGATCTTTCGGAGGAGGTCATCCAGGAGACCTACGTCAAGATCTGGAACAGTGCCGGTCAGTTCAATCCGGCGCTGTCCTCGCCGATCACGTGGATGGTCTCGATCGCGCGCAACCGTGCCATCGACGTCGTGCGCAAGAAGTCGGAAGTCTCCATCGAGGAAGAGCCTCAGGCGATGGAGGTGGCCGCCGACAGTCCCGATCCGCTGGCGCGGCGGGAGATGACGGAGGAGCTGAAGCGGCTCCTGGAATGTGTCGGCCGGCTCGAGCCGGATCGCCAAAGGCTGGTGCTGCTCGCCTATTACAACGGCTGGAGCCGCGAGCAATTGGCGGAGAAATTCGCCGCGCCCGTCAACACGGTGAAGACGTGGCTCCGGCGCAGCATGCTGGATATCCGGGAATGTCTCGGACTGTGA
- the fliJ gene encoding flagellar export protein FliJ, translating to MKSRDTLIRLKKFQVDEKRRRVTQIETMIADFQRMSVDLEREIQTEQDRAGINDPSHFAYPTYAKAAIQRRENLTRSADELKGQLDEAKAALAEAFEELKKVELLDERDQARERAEENAREQADLDSIGLMRARIGAVA from the coding sequence ATGAAGTCACGAGATACCCTCATCCGCCTGAAGAAGTTTCAGGTCGACGAGAAGCGCCGCCGGGTCACCCAGATCGAGACCATGATCGCCGACTTCCAGCGGATGTCGGTGGACCTCGAACGCGAGATCCAGACCGAGCAGGACCGCGCCGGGATCAACGATCCCTCGCACTTCGCTTATCCGACCTATGCCAAAGCCGCGATCCAGCGCCGCGAGAACCTGACCCGCTCGGCCGACGAGCTCAAGGGCCAGCTCGATGAAGCCAAGGCCGCGCTGGCCGAGGCCTTCGAGGAGCTGAAGAAGGTCGAGCTGCTCGACGAGCGCGACCAGGCCCGCGAGCGCGCCGAAGAGAACGCCCGCGAGCAGGCCGACCTCGACAGCATCGGCCTGATGCGCGCCCGCATCGGCGCCGTCGCCTGA
- the fliI gene encoding flagellar protein export ATPase FliI, translating into MKALAEQIGDIDGINIYGRVVGVRGLMVEVAGPIHAMSVGARLVIETGANRTIPCEVIGFSGNNAVVMPFAGLDGVRRGCKAVIANAANQVRPSSAWLGRVVNALGEPIDGKGPLLQGSSPMPFRNQPPPAHSRKRVGAPLDLGVRAMNTFLTCCRGQRMGIFAGSGVGKSVLLSMLARNVDAAVSVIGLIGERGREVQEFLQDDLGEEGLARSVVVVATSDEPALMRRQAAYLTLAVAEYFRDENQDVLCLMDSVTRFAMAQREIGLSAGEPPTAKGYTPTVFTELPKLLERAGPGLGEGAITAIFTVLVDGDDHNEPIADAVRGILDGHIVMQRSIAERGRYPAINILKSVSRTMPKSADPQFWPTIQKARAVMATYADMEELIRLGAYRAGSSPEVDEAIRLHEPLEAFLRQRKDENASLADGYRQLAQILGNLETER; encoded by the coding sequence ATGAAGGCTCTGGCCGAACAGATCGGCGACATCGACGGCATCAACATCTACGGCCGTGTGGTCGGCGTGCGCGGCCTGATGGTCGAGGTGGCCGGTCCCATTCACGCGATGTCGGTCGGCGCACGCCTGGTGATCGAGACCGGCGCCAACCGCACCATCCCGTGCGAGGTGATCGGCTTCTCCGGCAACAACGCTGTCGTGATGCCCTTCGCCGGCCTCGACGGCGTACGCCGCGGCTGCAAGGCGGTGATCGCCAATGCCGCCAATCAGGTGCGGCCGTCATCGGCCTGGCTCGGCCGCGTCGTCAACGCGCTGGGCGAGCCGATCGACGGCAAGGGACCGCTGCTGCAAGGTTCCTCGCCGATGCCGTTCCGCAACCAGCCGCCGCCGGCGCATTCGCGCAAGCGCGTCGGCGCGCCGCTCGATCTTGGCGTGCGCGCGATGAACACCTTCCTCACCTGCTGCCGCGGCCAGCGCATGGGCATCTTCGCAGGCTCCGGCGTCGGCAAGTCGGTGCTGCTGTCGATGCTGGCGCGGAACGTCGATGCCGCCGTCAGCGTCATCGGGCTGATCGGCGAACGCGGCCGCGAGGTTCAGGAATTCCTGCAGGACGACCTCGGCGAGGAGGGCCTTGCGCGTTCCGTCGTCGTGGTCGCGACCTCGGACGAGCCGGCGCTGATGCGCCGCCAGGCCGCGTATCTCACGCTCGCGGTCGCCGAATATTTTCGCGACGAGAACCAGGACGTGCTCTGCCTGATGGATTCGGTGACGCGCTTTGCCATGGCCCAGCGTGAGATCGGCCTGTCCGCTGGCGAGCCGCCGACGGCCAAGGGTTACACGCCGACCGTGTTCACCGAGCTGCCGAAGCTGCTGGAGCGCGCCGGACCGGGCCTCGGCGAGGGCGCCATCACCGCGATCTTCACCGTGCTGGTCGATGGCGACGACCATAACGAGCCGATTGCGGATGCGGTCCGCGGCATCCTCGACGGCCACATCGTGATGCAGCGCTCGATCGCCGAGCGCGGTCGCTACCCCGCCATCAACATCCTCAAATCCGTCTCCCGCACCATGCCGAAATCGGCCGATCCGCAGTTCTGGCCGACCATCCAGAAGGCGCGCGCGGTGATGGCGACTTATGCCGACATGGAGGAATTGATCCGGCTCGGCGCCTACCGGGCCGGCTCCAGCCCCGAGGTCGACGAGGCGATCCGCCTGCACGAGCCGCTGGAAGCCTTCCTGCGCCAGCGCAAGGACGAAAATGCATCACTGGCGGACGGCTACCGCCAGTTGGCGCAAATCCTCGGTAATTTGGAAACGGAACGCTAA
- the ctrA gene encoding response regulator transcription factor CtrA, with amino-acid sequence MRVLLIEDDSAVAQSIELMLKSESFNVYTTDLGEEGVDLGKLYDYDIILLDLNLPDMSGYDVLKQLRVSKIKTPILILSGLAGIEDKVKGLGVGADDYMTKPFHKDELVARIHAIVRRSKGHAQSVIQTGDLVVNLDTKTVEVGGQRVHLTGKEYQMLELLSLRKGTTLTKEMFLNHLYGGMDEPELKIIDVFICKLRKKLANASEGRNFIETVWGRGYVLREPHEADERIPA; translated from the coding sequence ATGCGCGTTTTGCTGATTGAAGATGACAGCGCCGTCGCGCAGTCGATCGAGCTGATGTTGAAGTCTGAGAGCTTCAACGTCTACACGACCGATTTGGGGGAAGAAGGCGTCGATCTCGGTAAACTATACGATTACGACATTATTCTCCTCGACCTCAACCTGCCCGACATGTCCGGCTACGACGTGCTCAAGCAGCTCCGGGTTTCCAAGATCAAGACACCGATTCTGATCCTCTCCGGCCTCGCCGGCATCGAGGACAAGGTCAAGGGTCTCGGCGTCGGCGCCGACGACTACATGACCAAGCCCTTCCACAAGGACGAGCTGGTTGCCCGCATCCACGCGATCGTGCGCCGCTCCAAGGGCCATGCCCAGTCGGTCATCCAGACCGGCGACCTCGTCGTCAACCTCGACACCAAGACGGTGGAAGTCGGCGGCCAGCGCGTGCATCTGACCGGCAAGGAATATCAGATGCTGGAGCTGCTCAGCTTGCGCAAGGGCACGACCCTCACCAAGGAAATGTTCCTCAACCATCTCTATGGCGGCATGGACGAGCCCGAGCTGAAGATCATCGACGTCTTCATCTGCAAGCTCCGCAAGAAGCTGGCCAACGCTTCCGAGGGACGCAACTTCATCGAGACCGTGTGGGGCCGCGGCTACGTGCTGCGCGAGCCGCACGAGGCCGACGAACGCATCCCCGCCTGA